From Paenibacillus graminis, a single genomic window includes:
- a CDS encoding CehA/McbA family metallohydrolase, which produces MTWIACELHTHTFHSDGRQSLNELALGAKALGFDCIALTDHNTMAGLAHKEQIERETGLLIIPGMEWTTFFGHMVTIGVKDYQDWRRAGPGDIHAGLARVHEQGGLAGMAHPFRPGSPMCTGCFWEFEIRDWNEIDYIEVWSTTFAPVKKNNIRAYRLWTDKLNEGFRLAATSGRDWHFQEQTDAPLSVTYLRIQEGEAPSTERAIAALSSGRASVTLGPRLDLEVNVNGEVYQIGDAVSSSDERERLASVKVPADFTSRHEHWHLPEQSFTVSLKSNLGVLYEHAGIPEQFPLHTEISVQGLLWMRAELWGIIQGVRTLIAFTNAIYFD; this is translated from the coding sequence ATGACCTGGATAGCCTGTGAGCTTCATACGCATACGTTCCACAGTGATGGCAGGCAGTCTTTGAACGAGCTGGCTTTGGGGGCCAAAGCGCTTGGTTTTGACTGTATTGCCCTGACCGACCACAATACGATGGCAGGACTGGCGCACAAAGAACAGATTGAACGTGAAACCGGACTGTTGATTATCCCGGGTATGGAATGGACCACTTTCTTCGGTCATATGGTTACAATCGGGGTCAAGGATTACCAGGATTGGCGGAGGGCGGGGCCGGGAGATATCCATGCCGGACTGGCCCGGGTTCATGAGCAGGGCGGCCTTGCCGGCATGGCTCATCCTTTCCGTCCGGGCAGTCCGATGTGTACGGGCTGTTTCTGGGAGTTTGAAATCCGCGACTGGAACGAGATCGATTATATCGAAGTCTGGTCCACGACCTTTGCCCCGGTGAAGAAGAACAACATCCGTGCTTACCGGCTGTGGACGGACAAATTGAACGAAGGTTTCCGGCTTGCTGCTACTTCGGGAAGGGACTGGCATTTCCAGGAGCAGACGGATGCACCTTTATCCGTGACCTACTTGCGGATTCAAGAGGGGGAAGCGCCTAGTACTGAACGGGCGATAGCAGCGTTGTCCTCCGGCCGGGCTTCTGTCACCTTGGGACCCAGGCTTGATCTGGAAGTGAATGTTAACGGGGAAGTGTATCAAATCGGTGATGCAGTAAGTAGCTCGGACGAAAGGGAGCGGCTGGCGTCTGTTAAAGTTCCGGCGGATTTCACCTCCCGACATGAGCATTGGCATTTGCCGGAGCAGTCATTTACGGTCAGTCTGAAGAGCAATTTAGGCGTACTGTACGAGCATGCCGGTATACCGGAGCAGTTTCCGCTTCATACTGAAATCTCCGTTCAAGGCTTGCTGTGGATGCGCGCCGAGCTGTGGGGGATTATTCAGGGTGTGAGAACGCTGATTGCGTTTACGAATGCCATATATTTCGACTGA